One Faecalicatena sp. Marseille-Q4148 DNA window includes the following coding sequences:
- the spo0A gene encoding sporulation transcription factor Spo0A, producing the protein MGQLNVAVADDNERILELLGEIVSSDKELKLVGKANNGEDMLQIIKQNEPDVVLLDLIMPKVDGLSVMDLVNADKTMKKRPEFIIVTAVGQERITEDAFQRGASYYIMKPFNNEMLLNRIKSVRVSPKREGSSKSAVACQGKEQENLESHVTNMIHEIGIPAHIKGYHYLRDAIMMAVEDMDVLSAITKILYPTVAKKHQTTSSRVERAIRHAIEVAWSRGKLDTLDELFGYTVSNGKGKPTNSEFIALIADTIQLEYKHR; encoded by the coding sequence ATGGGGCAGTTAAATGTAGCTGTTGCGGATGATAATGAAAGAATATTGGAACTTTTAGGGGAAATTGTCAGCAGCGATAAGGAGTTGAAGCTCGTCGGAAAAGCAAACAATGGGGAGGATATGCTGCAGATTATTAAACAGAATGAGCCGGATGTTGTCCTGCTTGATCTAATTATGCCGAAAGTTGATGGATTAAGTGTGATGGATCTTGTCAATGCAGATAAAACAATGAAAAAACGGCCGGAATTTATTATTGTAACAGCAGTAGGACAGGAACGTATCACAGAAGATGCATTTCAGCGGGGAGCAAGTTACTATATTATGAAACCGTTTAATAATGAAATGTTGTTAAATCGGATCAAGAGTGTGCGTGTTAGTCCGAAGCGGGAAGGGAGTTCAAAATCAGCTGTGGCATGTCAGGGAAAAGAGCAGGAGAATCTGGAAAGTCATGTAACAAATATGATTCATGAAATTGGGATTCCGGCGCATATTAAAGGCTATCATTATTTAAGAGATGCAATCATGATGGCGGTGGAAGATATGGATGTATTAAGTGCGATTACGAAAATCCTATACCCGACAGTTGCAAAAAAACATCAGACGACATCGAGCAGAGTTGAGCGTGCGATCCGACATGCGATCGAAGTGGCCTGGAGCAGAGGAAAATTAGATACACTGGATGAATTATTTGGATACACTGTCAGCAATGGAAAAGGAAAGCCAACGAATTCTGAATTTATTGCATTGATCGCAGATACAATTCAATTGGAATATAAGCACAGATAG
- a CDS encoding GNAT family N-acetyltransferase produces the protein MQVLQMEDKNRKKEITRAILEALPEWFGIERAREEYIKSSAENLFWAAFDGEKPVGFLYLKETGKDTVELYVMGVLKDYHRKGVGSALFKQAREVAKEHGYSFIQVKTVQMGRYEEYDATNRFYLSLGFREFEVFPTLWDEWNPCQVYVMGL, from the coding sequence ATGCAGGTATTGCAGATGGAAGATAAAAACAGGAAAAAAGAAATTACGAGAGCAATTCTGGAAGCGCTTCCGGAGTGGTTTGGAATCGAGCGGGCGAGAGAGGAATATATTAAGTCGAGCGCGGAAAATTTATTCTGGGCAGCATTTGACGGAGAAAAGCCGGTTGGATTTTTGTATCTGAAAGAGACTGGGAAGGATACTGTCGAGCTGTATGTGATGGGCGTTTTGAAAGATTATCACCGAAAGGGAGTTGGAAGCGCTCTTTTTAAACAGGCCAGAGAGGTAGCAAAAGAACACGGCTATTCATTTATTCAGGTAAAGACTGTGCAGATGGGAAGATATGAAGAATATGACGCTACAAATAGATTTTATCTGTCGCTTGGATTCCGGGAATTTGAAGTATTTCCGACGCTGTGGGATGAGTGGAATCCGTGTCAGGTGTATGTAATGGGATTATAA
- the glgA gene encoding glycogen synthase GlgA, whose amino-acid sequence MKRILFVASECVPFIKTGGLADVVGSLPKCFDKEKYDVRVMLPKYMCMKEEWKSKLEYVTHFYMDFNWENRYVGILTMQYEGVTYYFIDNEFYFSGFKPYGDIRFDVEKFAYFSKAVLSALPVIDFRPDIIHCHDWQTGLVPVYLDNFRYSAEYYRGIKTIITIHNLKFQGTWDTKTIQNITGLPAYYFVPDKLEAYKDANYLKGGIVYADRVTTVSHSYAEEIKMPFYGERLDGLMNARSNCLSGIVNGIDYDLYNPETDELIEAHYSAENFRKEKVKNKTALQKELGLTEDPKVMMIGIVSRLTDQKGFDLIQRVMDEICQDSIQIVVLGTGEEQYENMFRHFAWKYNGKVSANIFYSEQLSHKIYAACDAFLMPSLFEPCGLSQLMSLRYGTLPIVRETGGLRDTVEPYNEYEKTGTGFSFSNYNAHEMMATVRYAEQIYYDKKRDWNKLVERAMQKDFSWKNSARQYEELYESM is encoded by the coding sequence ATGAAAAGGATATTATTTGTAGCTTCAGAGTGTGTACCATTTATTAAGACCGGAGGACTTGCAGATGTTGTAGGTTCTTTGCCGAAATGCTTTGATAAAGAGAAGTATGATGTGCGTGTCATGCTGCCGAAATATATGTGTATGAAAGAAGAATGGAAATCAAAGCTCGAATATGTTACACATTTTTATATGGACTTTAACTGGGAGAACCGCTATGTCGGCATCTTAACGATGCAGTATGAAGGGGTTACTTATTACTTTATTGATAATGAATTTTATTTTTCAGGCTTTAAGCCGTATGGTGATATTAGGTTTGATGTCGAAAAATTTGCATATTTTTCAAAAGCGGTATTGAGCGCATTGCCGGTGATTGATTTTAGACCGGATATTATTCACTGCCATGACTGGCAGACGGGACTTGTGCCGGTGTATCTGGATAATTTCCGTTACAGCGCAGAATACTACCGGGGAATTAAAACAATTATTACGATACACAATCTGAAGTTCCAGGGAACATGGGATACAAAGACAATTCAAAATATTACAGGACTTCCAGCATACTATTTTGTACCGGATAAGTTGGAAGCTTATAAAGATGCCAACTACTTAAAGGGTGGTATTGTTTATGCAGATCGGGTAACTACTGTGAGTCATTCTTATGCAGAAGAGATTAAGATGCCGTTTTATGGAGAACGTCTTGACGGATTAATGAATGCAAGATCTAATTGTCTCTCTGGAATTGTGAACGGAATCGATTATGATTTATATAATCCAGAGACAGACGAATTGATTGAAGCGCATTATTCTGCAGAGAATTTCCGTAAAGAAAAAGTAAAGAATAAGACAGCGCTTCAGAAAGAACTCGGATTGACGGAAGATCCGAAAGTGATGATGATCGGAATCGTTTCCCGTCTGACAGATCAGAAAGGATTTGATTTGATTCAGCGGGTTATGGATGAGATCTGTCAGGACAGTATTCAGATTGTTGTACTTGGAACCGGAGAAGAACAGTATGAAAATATGTTCCGGCATTTCGCGTGGAAATATAATGGCAAGGTTTCTGCTAATATTTTTTACTCAGAACAATTGTCACATAAGATTTATGCGGCATGTGACGCATTTTTGATGCCGTCATTATTTGAACCGTGTGGATTAAGCCAGCTCATGAGTCTGCGCTATGGAACACTTCCGATTGTTCGGGAGACAGGTGGACTTCGAGATACGGTAGAACCATACAATGAGTATGAAAAGACGGGAACAGGATTTAGCTTCAGTAATTATAATGCGCATGAGATGATGGCGACAGTGCGTTATGCGGAACAGATTTATTATGATAAAAAACGTGACTGGAATAAACTTGTAGAACGTGCGATGCAGAAAGATTTCTCTTGGAAGAATTCAGCAAGACAGTACGAGGAACTCTACGAGTCAATGTAG
- a CDS encoding Vitamin B12 dependent methionine synthase activation subunit: MSSRRTVYQEAIRYLGYGNTKPDEETIYLIHECLKELQTIAERKRAVFRFFPVFVRQQEIQLGALKIISRDLAVNLKGCREAAVFAATLGAEVDRRIHRYEYTNMARAVVLQACAAAVLEEYCDQIQEEIGKKAGSRYLRPRFSPGYGDFSIFIQKNLLEVLDAPKQIGLMTTEASMLTPIKSVTAVIGIADTCASAVERGCSMCGKQDCSYRIDDRR, translated from the coding sequence ATGAGTAGCAGAAGAACGGTGTATCAGGAAGCAATCCGTTATCTTGGTTATGGGAATACAAAACCAGATGAAGAAACCATTTATCTGATTCATGAATGTCTAAAAGAGCTTCAAACAATTGCGGAAAGAAAACGAGCAGTTTTTCGGTTTTTTCCGGTATTCGTTCGACAGCAGGAGATACAACTCGGTGCGCTGAAGATTATCAGCAGAGATTTGGCTGTGAATTTAAAGGGCTGTAGAGAAGCAGCTGTTTTTGCAGCTACATTAGGAGCCGAGGTGGATCGCAGGATTCATAGATATGAGTATACCAATATGGCCAGGGCAGTTGTTCTGCAGGCTTGTGCGGCGGCAGTTCTGGAGGAGTACTGTGATCAGATACAGGAAGAAATCGGGAAAAAGGCAGGAAGCAGATATTTAAGACCGCGGTTTAGTCCCGGATACGGAGATTTTAGTATTTTCATCCAGAAAAATCTGTTAGAAGTTTTGGATGCGCCGAAGCAGATTGGCCTTATGACGACAGAAGCTTCCATGCTAACACCGATAAAGTCGGTAACAGCTGTTATAGGAATTGCAGACACTTGTGCAAGTGCAGTAGAAAGAGGATGCAGTATGTGTGGAAAACAGGACTGCAGCTACCGCATAGATGACAGAAGATAA
- a CDS encoding MATE family efflux transporter → MIKVKHQIDWKVFIRLVVAIALPIAFQNFLSTTASMVDTIMIGSQGELAVAAVGICSQISSLFFSCYFGFAGGALLFFSQYWGAQNEEGINRTFGMSLLYMLAVSLLFGCVAITCPNFLLGIYTDKTDIIKLAVPYIRIVGFAYPLQVLAVLVSFLMRSTERVKIPLVSSAVALVVNFVLNFILIYGRFGMPKMGPAGAAVGTLVSGMVNLIILLVFLLKDHSTIQLKLSQMFHWKDGFAGMYLKKCFPIILNELFYGIGQMLINIVIGHQSSSAIAAMAAFRVLEGFVFAFFGGLADASTVVVGKEVGSGHHMKGYQYVKGFSILCPAITFIIVLTCLLLNRPLLGLFGLGAEAMFYGKYMLLIYLAAGTIRTCNYIMNSCFRAGGESVFGTVLEISCLFLISVPATWIAGMVLHLPFLVVFSFVYTDEIIRLIFELWYTRTGKWIKPVTEEGRRTVEAFRQELHAKQHKAIS, encoded by the coding sequence ATGATAAAAGTTAAGCATCAGATTGACTGGAAAGTTTTTATCCGTCTTGTTGTCGCAATTGCACTTCCGATTGCTTTTCAGAATTTCCTTTCAACAACCGCTAGTATGGTAGACACAATTATGATCGGAAGTCAGGGAGAACTTGCCGTTGCCGCTGTCGGAATCTGTTCCCAGATTTCTTCTCTATTCTTCTCCTGCTACTTTGGTTTTGCGGGAGGCGCGCTTCTATTCTTCTCCCAATACTGGGGCGCTCAAAATGAGGAAGGAATTAATCGGACGTTCGGCATGTCTTTATTGTATATGCTCGCAGTATCACTTCTGTTTGGCTGCGTCGCAATTACCTGTCCAAATTTCCTTCTCGGAATCTATACTGATAAGACAGACATTATAAAACTGGCAGTACCTTATATCAGAATTGTTGGATTTGCTTATCCGCTTCAGGTACTTGCGGTACTCGTCAGCTTTCTCATGCGCTCTACAGAACGTGTGAAAATACCTTTAGTCAGCTCAGCGGTTGCTCTGGTTGTCAACTTTGTGCTGAACTTTATCTTAATCTATGGACGCTTTGGAATGCCGAAAATGGGGCCGGCCGGAGCTGCTGTTGGAACACTCGTTTCCGGCATGGTCAATCTCATCATTCTGCTTGTTTTTCTTTTGAAAGACCACAGCACGATTCAGTTGAAACTGTCACAAATGTTCCACTGGAAAGATGGATTTGCCGGAATGTATCTGAAAAAATGTTTTCCAATTATTTTAAATGAGCTCTTTTACGGAATCGGACAGATGTTGATCAACATTGTTATCGGACATCAATCTTCCTCTGCCATTGCCGCAATGGCTGCATTCCGTGTTCTGGAAGGATTCGTCTTTGCTTTCTTTGGCGGACTTGCCGATGCAAGTACCGTTGTCGTCGGCAAAGAAGTCGGCTCCGGGCATCATATGAAAGGCTACCAGTATGTCAAAGGGTTCTCCATCCTTTGCCCGGCAATTACTTTTATCATTGTACTGACATGCCTTCTCTTAAACAGACCTCTGCTCGGACTATTCGGACTTGGCGCAGAAGCTATGTTCTACGGAAAATATATGCTCTTAATCTACCTTGCCGCCGGAACAATCCGGACATGTAATTATATTATGAATTCCTGCTTCCGCGCCGGAGGAGAGTCTGTCTTTGGTACAGTACTTGAAATCAGTTGTCTTTTCCTCATCAGTGTTCCAGCAACATGGATCGCCGGAATGGTACTGCACCTCCCATTTCTCGTGGTCTTCTCCTTCGTTTACACAGATGAGATCATCCGGCTCATTTTTGAACTGTGGTACACGCGAACCGGAAAATGGATCAAACCTGTGACCGAGGAAGGCCGGCGTACCGTTGAGGCATTCCGCCAGGAACTCCACGCGAAACAGCATAAGGCGATTTCATAA
- a CDS encoding GNAT family N-acetyltransferase: MLLVKAVKEEEKKVRKVDDKLFLIPYYPNEETALAWYQDLELCRQVDNIDHVYSLERLRAMYNYLDTHGDCYYIQYEGVLVGDVTLQENAELSIVVCKEYQNRHIGRKCIENMVALAKEKGIDKVKANIYSFNTQSQKMFQSLGFQKTGEETYERIIGKSGCK, translated from the coding sequence ATGCTTCTGGTGAAAGCAGTCAAAGAGGAAGAAAAGAAAGTCCGCAAGGTGGATGATAAATTATTTCTGATACCGTATTACCCGAACGAGGAGACGGCGCTTGCGTGGTATCAGGATCTGGAACTTTGCAGACAGGTAGATAATATTGATCATGTGTATTCGCTTGAACGGTTACGAGCGATGTACAATTATCTGGATACACACGGAGACTGTTATTACATTCAGTATGAGGGAGTCCTTGTGGGGGATGTGACACTTCAGGAGAATGCAGAACTGTCGATTGTTGTCTGTAAGGAATATCAGAACAGACATATCGGTCGCAAATGTATTGAAAATATGGTCGCCCTGGCAAAGGAAAAGGGAATAGATAAAGTAAAGGCAAATATTTATTCATTCAATACGCAAAGTCAGAAGATGTTCCAGTCTCTAGGATTTCAGAAGACGGGTGAAGAAACGTATGAACGAATCATAGGAAAGAGCGGCTGTAAATAG
- the metF gene encoding methylenetetrahydrofolate reductase [NAD(P)H] yields the protein MKISEKLKDGKTHISIEVFPPKTDAKYPTVIQAVDEMARLNPSYMSVTYGAGGGTSENTVRIASHIKHDLGMESLAHLTCVSSTKAMVKKVIRGLKDAGIENVLALRGDIPEDSSVEIARDYRYASELIREIRESGDFCIGAACYPEGHVESQDRRDDIRRLKEKVECGVDFLTTQMFFDNSLYYSFLYRIREQGITIPVIPGIMPVTNAAQMERICKMSGSFLPERFLSMLDRFGSYPAAMKQAGIAYATEQIVSLIANGIQNIHIYSMNKPEVAEAIMNNLSEMIEHE from the coding sequence ATGAAAATCAGCGAGAAATTAAAAGACGGAAAAACACATATTTCAATCGAGGTATTTCCTCCGAAAACAGATGCGAAATATCCAACTGTAATCCAGGCGGTAGATGAGATGGCAAGATTGAATCCATCTTACATGAGCGTGACGTATGGAGCGGGCGGAGGAACAAGTGAGAATACGGTTCGCATTGCATCACATATTAAACATGATCTTGGAATGGAGAGTTTGGCTCATTTGACGTGTGTATCATCAACGAAAGCGATGGTAAAAAAAGTTATTCGGGGACTAAAAGATGCAGGAATTGAAAATGTGCTTGCGTTAAGAGGAGATATTCCGGAGGATTCTTCTGTAGAGATTGCAAGAGATTATCGTTATGCAAGTGAACTGATCAGAGAGATTCGGGAGTCAGGCGACTTTTGTATCGGTGCGGCCTGCTATCCGGAAGGGCATGTCGAAAGTCAGGATCGCAGAGATGATATACGAAGATTGAAAGAAAAGGTAGAATGTGGAGTGGATTTTCTTACAACACAGATGTTTTTTGATAATTCGCTGTATTATAGTTTTCTCTATCGCATTCGCGAACAGGGAATTACCATTCCTGTTATTCCGGGAATTATGCCGGTAACAAATGCGGCACAGATGGAGCGGATATGCAAAATGTCCGGCAGCTTCCTTCCGGAGCGGTTTTTGTCTATGCTGGATCGCTTTGGAAGTTATCCGGCAGCGATGAAGCAGGCAGGGATTGCCTATGCGACAGAGCAGATTGTTAGTCTGATTGCAAATGGAATACAGAATATTCATATTTATTCTATGAATAAGCCTGAAGTGGCAGAAGCAATCATGAATAATCTTTCGGAGATGATTGAGCATGAGTAG